In the genome of Anabas testudineus chromosome 4, fAnaTes1.2, whole genome shotgun sequence, one region contains:
- the tmem165 gene encoding transmembrane protein 165 — translation MPLMVGGGDGRAASKLMYVLFPLAAVLLLTVGVAAVPEEQKAVQEQPAEEKALTTHTVGPVVSEDGSTKGNLGFIHAFVASISVIIVSELGDKTFFIAAIMAMRYNRLTVLTGAMLALGVMTCLSVLFGYATTIIPRIYTYYVSTALFAIFGVRMLREGLKMSPDEGQEELEEVQAEIKKKDEELQRTKLANGTPDVEAGSGTAVPQAKWHSFISPIFLQAFSLTFLAEWGDRSQLTTIILAAREDPFGVAVGGTLGHCLCTGLAVIGGRMIAQKISVRTVTIIGGIVFLAFAFSALFIKPETGL, via the exons ATGCCTCTCATGGTCGGTGGAGGAGATGGACGGGCTGCTAGCAAACTGATGTACGTCTTGTTTCCGCTCGCCGCCGTGTTGTTGTTGACGGTCGGAGTTGCTGCTGTTCCAGAGGAGCAAAAAGCCGTCCAAGAGCAGCCCGCCGAAGAG AAAGCACTAACTACACATACGGTAGGCCCAGTCGTTTCTGAAGATGGCTCCACCAAAGGGAACCTGGGTTTCATCCATGCTTTCGTGGCCTCTATCTCAGTCATCATCGTCTCTGAGTTGGGAGACAAGACTTTCTTCATTGCTGCCATCATGGCCATGCGTTACAATCGCCTCACTGTGCTGACAGGTGCTATGCTGGCCCTGGGAGTCATGACCTGTCTCTCAG TGCTGTTTGGCTATGCCACCACCATCATCCCGAGAATCTACACATACTATGTATCTACGGCTCTGTTTGCCATCTTTGGTGTACGCATGCTGAGAGAGGGGCTGAAAATGAGTCCAGACGAAggccaggaggagctggaggaggtgcaGGCAGAGATcaagaaaaaagatgaagag CTCCAGCGAACTAAGCTGGCCAACGGGACTCCAGATGTGGAGGCTGGATCAGGGACTGCCGTACCTCAGGCAAAGTGGCACAGCTTCATCTCACCCATCTTCCTCCAAGCCTTCAGTCTCACCTTCCTTGCAGAGTGGGGGGACCGCTCGCAGCTGACCACCATTATTCTAGCGGCCCGGGAG GATCCATTTGGAGTTGCAGTGGGTGGAACACTTGGACACTGTTTGTGTACAGGACTGGCTGTAATAGGAGGGAGAATGATCGCCCAGAAAATATCTGTCAGGACAG TTACAATCATTGGAGGGATTGTTTTCCTGGCGTTTGCTTTCTCTGCCCTGTTCATCAAGCCAGAGACGGGGTTGTAA
- the srd5a3 gene encoding polyprenol reductase, which yields MIRSSATFSLVDTLWSFLALCFFVAFCVHKTTSRYSTCRLLVLFQDLIRYGKTKQNLKRDDWLRVFDVPKRWFWHFYALSVCWNGLLLVLYLNFMFQQQSLPSWLTGILDILTGVPSSASQVPRLSTLLVQLLLWVHSLRRLLECLFVSVFSDGAMHLVQYMFGLGYYIVLGLTVLCSDRLDTGTGTLLSQHAWLHVAGFALFTGSSLLQHQSMVLLARLRTGKSGTVETLAHKMPKGGWFELVSCPHYFAELLIYVSLSLVFGGLSLTWWLVVLYVLFNQALAAQLCHDLYISKYESYPKHRKAFIPFLL from the exons ATGATTAGGAGCTCTGCGACTTTCAGCCTCGTTGATACTTTGTGGTCTTTTCtagctttgtgtttctttgtggcTTTTTGTGTTCACAAAACCACGAGTAGATACTCAACATGTCGCCTCCTCGTGTTATTTCAGGATCTCATACGGTACGGAAAAACCAAACAGAACCTGAAACGAGACGACTGGCTGCGTGTGTTTGATGTCCCAAAAAG GTGGTTCTGGCACTTCTATGCCCTCTCTGTTTGCTGGAATGGACTTCTCCTGGTCCTGTACCTGAACTTCATGTTTCAGCAGCAGTCACTGCCGTCGTGGTTGACTGGGATCTTAGACATATTAACAGGTGTACCCAGCAGTGCCAGTCAAG tCCCACGGCTGTCTACTctgctggtgcagctgctgctctgggtCCACTCCCTCAGGAGGCTGCTCGAGtgcctgtttgtcagtgttttctctgatgGAGCCATGCATTTGGTGCAGTACATGTTTGGACTGGGGTATTACATTGTACTAGGGTTGACGGTGCTCTGCTCAGATAGGCTAGACACAG GGACTGGcactctcctctctcagcaTGCTTGGCTTCATGTGGCTGGATTCGCACTTTTCACTGGGTCCTCACTGCTGCAGCATCAATCCATGGTTCTGCTGGCCAGGCTTCGTACTGGAAAGTCAG GAACAGTGGAGACACTGGCGCACAAAATGCCAAAGGGTGGCTGGTTCGAGCTGGTTTCGTGCCCACATTACTTTGCTGAGCTTCTGATTTATGTCTCACTGAGCTTGGTTTTTGGTGGCCTGTCTCTTACCTGGTGGCTTGTTGTCCTTTATGTGCTCTTCAACCAGGCACTGGCAGCACAGCTGTGTCATGACCTTTATATTAGTAAATATGAGTCCTACCCAAAGCACAGAAAAGCATTTATACCTTTTTTGCTGTGA